A section of the Polyangia bacterium genome encodes:
- a CDS encoding polysaccharide deacetylase family protein: MARGLDRAGLTPLALRMLGQSWWPWPRLTVLLYHRVEEPDAIGELDPHMVDATPAEFDTQMGILARYFTPVTVDQIIEARHGGSLPSNAAIVTFDDGYRDNYRNAVPILKRHGMNAVFFVTTDYVTERRLFWWEMIHVVVRRSTRGEITLTYPFPCAFPLRGDAARDEAIKKVIRIVKSSYAMDLPRFLEELCRGCGVTWSRKEDEEEAERSILTWDDVRALRAAGMDVQSHTRTHRVLGTLPDEAFENELAGSKRELEERIDAPVRSISYPVGKSIATEPRIRQALARAGYELGFTSSPGLVRMNGHEDCLDLKRIPIDRGISAATFRGALALPWLAG; the protein is encoded by the coding sequence ATGGCCAGGGGTTTGGACCGCGCCGGGTTGACGCCGCTGGCGTTGCGGATGCTGGGCCAGTCGTGGTGGCCGTGGCCGCGGCTGACCGTGCTGCTTTACCACCGCGTGGAAGAGCCCGACGCCATCGGCGAGTTGGACCCGCACATGGTCGACGCGACGCCCGCCGAGTTCGACACCCAGATGGGCATCCTGGCTCGGTATTTCACGCCGGTCACCGTCGACCAGATCATCGAGGCGCGCCACGGCGGTTCGCTGCCGTCCAACGCGGCCATCGTCACCTTCGACGACGGTTACCGCGACAACTATCGCAACGCGGTTCCCATTCTCAAACGCCACGGGATGAACGCGGTCTTTTTTGTCACCACCGATTACGTCACCGAACGGCGGCTGTTCTGGTGGGAGATGATACACGTGGTCGTTCGGCGCAGCACGCGCGGCGAGATCACCTTGACCTATCCGTTTCCGTGCGCGTTTCCGCTGCGCGGCGACGCGGCCAGGGACGAAGCGATCAAGAAAGTCATCCGTATCGTCAAAAGCAGTTATGCCATGGACCTGCCGCGCTTCTTGGAAGAGCTTTGCCGCGGCTGTGGCGTCACCTGGTCGCGCAAAGAAGACGAGGAGGAAGCCGAGCGGTCCATCCTCACCTGGGACGACGTGCGGGCGCTGCGCGCCGCCGGCATGGATGTGCAGTCGCACACGCGCACGCATCGGGTGCTGGGCACGCTGCCGGACGAAGCTTTCGAAAACGAGCTGGCCGGCTCGAAGCGCGAGCTGGAAGAACGCATCGATGCCCCGGTGCGGAGCATCTCTTATCCGGTGGGCAAGAGCATCGCCACCGAGCCGCGCATTCGCCAGGCGCTGGCCCGGGCCGGCTATGAGCTGGGCTTCACCAGCAGCCCGGGCCTGGTGCGCATGAACGGCCACGAGGATTGCCTGGATTTAAAGCGCATTCCCATCGATCGCGGGATCTCCGCCGCCACCTTTCGCGGCGCCCTGGCGCTGCCGTGGCTTGCTGGCTGA
- a CDS encoding SDR family oxidoreductase, with the protein MFLITGGAGFIGSSIARALLERGDRVRILDNFFSGKRENLSDVAAQIELIEGDILDGDTLTRALRGVEVVFHQAAIPSVPRSMAAPLASHEANATGTLRVLETARKAGVRRLVYAASSSAYGDTPTMPKVETMRPLPLSPYAAAKLAGEQYCQVYARAYGLETVCLRYFNVFGPRQDPLSEYAAVIPRFITFGMADKALTIHGDGTQSRDFCFIDNTVEANLKAAAAPAAEASGRVFNVACGAATSLNEVVEQIGQILGKHLTVHHGESRKGDVKHSLADISEARQRLGYSAAIPFAEGLRRTARFYLNQK; encoded by the coding sequence ATGTTTCTTATCACCGGCGGAGCTGGGTTCATCGGATCGTCAATAGCCCGCGCGTTACTGGAACGGGGGGATCGGGTTCGTATTCTCGATAACTTCTTTTCGGGAAAACGAGAGAACCTTAGCGACGTTGCCGCCCAAATTGAACTTATCGAAGGCGACATTCTGGACGGCGATACCCTGACCCGGGCCTTGCGCGGTGTCGAAGTGGTCTTTCATCAGGCGGCCATCCCGTCGGTGCCGCGGTCGATGGCAGCGCCGCTGGCCAGCCACGAGGCCAACGCCACCGGCACGCTGCGGGTGCTGGAGACGGCGCGGAAGGCGGGCGTCCGCCGCCTGGTCTATGCCGCCTCGTCGTCGGCCTATGGCGATACGCCCACCATGCCCAAGGTCGAGACCATGCGTCCTTTGCCGTTGTCGCCGTACGCGGCGGCCAAGCTGGCGGGAGAACAATACTGTCAAGTCTACGCGCGCGCCTACGGCCTCGAGACGGTGTGCTTGCGCTATTTCAACGTCTTTGGCCCGCGCCAGGATCCGCTGTCGGAGTACGCGGCGGTGATCCCGCGCTTCATCACCTTCGGGATGGCGGACAAGGCGCTGACCATTCACGGCGACGGTACGCAGTCGCGCGACTTCTGCTTCATCGACAACACCGTCGAGGCCAACTTGAAAGCAGCAGCGGCGCCGGCCGCCGAGGCGTCGGGCCGCGTGTTCAACGTGGCCTGCGGCGCCGCCACCAGCCTGAACGAAGTGGTGGAGCAGATTGGCCAGATCCTGGGCAAGCATCTGACGGTTCACCACGGCGAGAGCCGCAAGGGCGACGTCAAGCACTCGCTGGCCGACATCAGCGAGGCTCGTCAGCGCCTGGGCTACTCGGCGGCCATCCCTTTCGCCGAAGGCCTGCGCCGAACCGCCCGCTTCTACCTGAACCAGAAATAG
- a CDS encoding CpsD/CapB family tyrosine-protein kinase, with protein MATRPWPPRVIRQDGTVAPALATTPGETEPTSDDEALSGPTSSMSPPTMVGTAAARPEDNRQTGAQPQPTLSTRPSRVAEVTRESGTRSTTSLQVRQARGVLQPVRDRAHQGRGPDGETPLGESRALAVADKQGEIFFVKHTMTADAPDARLAMLRDRDSHRAASYRLLRQRLVEHGDPKVILVTSARNREGKTTSATNLALAYAEQGHSRVLLIEANFRSAALGELFGFKPPRCLSVQLDRHRDRPMDPWVVVQVAPIDVHVVAVHPNCCPSCSRVLVSGASFCGDCGRKVSNDAIRLDRVTFAASIQRFRKAFDYIIIDGPSVLESADVNLIQDTADGIVMAVRGKHSDARSLKRAMDQVSPAPVLGVALVED; from the coding sequence ATGGCGACCCGCCCCTGGCCACCGCGCGTGATCCGACAGGACGGCACGGTCGCGCCCGCGTTGGCCACCACGCCGGGCGAGACCGAACCGACGTCGGATGACGAGGCGCTCAGCGGTCCGACTTCGTCGATGTCGCCGCCCACCATGGTCGGGACGGCGGCCGCGCGCCCGGAGGACAATCGCCAGACCGGCGCACAGCCGCAGCCCACGCTCTCAACCCGACCGTCGCGGGTGGCCGAGGTGACGCGCGAGAGCGGCACGCGAAGCACCACCAGCCTGCAGGTGCGCCAGGCCCGCGGCGTGCTGCAGCCGGTGCGCGATCGCGCTCATCAAGGCCGCGGTCCCGATGGCGAGACGCCGCTCGGCGAGTCGCGCGCCCTCGCCGTCGCCGACAAGCAGGGCGAAATCTTCTTCGTCAAGCACACCATGACCGCCGATGCGCCCGACGCGCGGCTGGCCATGTTGCGCGACCGCGATTCGCACCGGGCGGCCAGCTATCGTCTGCTGCGCCAGCGGCTGGTCGAGCATGGCGATCCCAAGGTCATCCTGGTGACCAGCGCGCGCAACCGCGAAGGCAAGACCACCTCGGCGACGAACCTGGCTTTGGCTTACGCCGAACAGGGGCATTCACGGGTGTTGCTGATCGAGGCGAACTTCCGCTCGGCGGCGCTGGGTGAGCTTTTCGGCTTCAAACCGCCGCGGTGTTTGTCCGTGCAGCTGGATCGCCACCGCGATCGGCCGATGGATCCCTGGGTGGTGGTGCAAGTGGCGCCCATCGACGTGCACGTGGTGGCGGTGCATCCGAACTGCTGCCCGTCGTGCTCGCGGGTTCTGGTGTCGGGCGCCAGCTTTTGCGGCGACTGCGGGCGCAAGGTTTCGAACGACGCCATCCGGTTGGATCGGGTGACGTTCGCCGCCTCGATCCAGCGTTTTCGCAAGGCGTTCGATTACATCATCATCGACGGTCCGTCGGTGCTGGAGAGCGCCGACGTCAACCTGATCCAGGACACCGCCGACGGCATCGTGATGGCGGTGCGCGGGAAACACTCCGACGCGCGGTCGCTGAAACGGGCCATGGATCAGGTTTCGCCGGCGCCCGTTCTGGGCGTGGCGCTGGTCGAAGACTAG